A stretch of Gadus chalcogrammus isolate NIFS_2021 chromosome 9, NIFS_Gcha_1.0, whole genome shotgun sequence DNA encodes these proteins:
- the LOC130388702 gene encoding dispanin subfamily A member 2b-like has product MIKAHCFLHRPTLLHKMEMKEVRSAPPSDYQELQFNRDPDTVVTIVNPVEHPRDYVVWSICSFFHANPFCLGLLALIFSFKARDMKVIGDLQRAREYSKWALGLNVAALIILTLTILSLVIVLIIILIKDNDY; this is encoded by the exons ATGATAAAAGCACACTGCTTCTTGCACCGCCCTACTTTACTTCATAAGATGGAGATGAAGGAGGTTCGGTCAGCACCACCATCAGACTATCAGGAACTGCAATTTAACAG GGACCCAGACACTGTTGTGACCATCGTCAACCCTGTGGAGCATCCCAGAGACTATGTGGTATGGTCCATCTGCAGCTTCTTCCACGCAAACCCCTTTTGCCTCGGACTGTTGGCGCTGATCTTCTCATTCAAG GCAAGAGACATGAAGGTGATCGGAGACCTGCAGAGAGCCAGGGAATACAGCAAGTGGGCTCTGGGCCTCAACGTGGCTGCGCTGATCATTCTTACTTTGACTATCTTGAGTCTTGTAATTGTTTTGATAATTATTTTGATAAAGGACAACGATTATTGA
- the LOC130388696 gene encoding interferon-induced transmembrane protein 5-like: MDNHSYNYPSDCTPLTKSARKPAGSTVVNMGGAEGKCAPRDYLVWSLCNTLYVNFCCLGFMALIYSIKARDQKTQGNLQLAQECSDKAKWYNILAAGWNMLVPLLAVVLLVLLLVHLGTSQGSFDFFGEDGFKSFMKLFSW; encoded by the exons ATGGATAACCACTCGTACAACTACCCCTCGGATTGCACCCCGCTCACCAAGTCGGCCCGCAAGCCGGCCGGCTCCACGGTGGTGAACATGGGTGGTGCGGAGGGCAAGTGTGCGCCACGGGACTACCTGGTGTGGTCGCTGTGCAACACCCTCTACGTCAACTTCTGCTGCCTGGGCTTCATGGCACTCATCTACTCCATCAAG GCCAGAGACCAGAAGACCCAGGGCAACCTGCAGCTGGCCCAGGAGTGCTCAGACAAGGCCAAGTGGTACAACATCCTGGCTGCGGGCTGGAACATGCTGGTCCCCCTGCTGgccgtggtgctgctggtgctcCTCCTGGTGCACCTGGGAACCTCCCAGGGCTCCTTCGACTTCTTCGGGGAGGACGGCTTCAAGAGCTTCATGAAGCTCTTCAGCTGGTAG